From Candoia aspera isolate rCanAsp1 chromosome 8, rCanAsp1.hap2, whole genome shotgun sequence, a single genomic window includes:
- the HELQ gene encoding helicase POLQ-like isoform X1, translating to MEGGGVASRRTQERRRRRRRRRPGQGADSPGRKSRGRFRSSSPPARKKLNSDESEEALEEPKPEYFDSDEMFADYDSFSGNSSFLTEINNIEQKCMHSSRDGLDSDNPDLSAAVQTVGGDTQIKNVAQVFSVTNTMISSRNTGEYDSLKKMKERDNSSKPQDSHLECLPSSQLLFLQHSDECSQKAAVIKEISCQLEFPDLLYCSDTENNKKDGESGRTALFEPGRRKSLKDHLKSAMAGNARSSAPLVSKSKQLKEAIVTEEMAIAERADNLAFLDIGPFYGLPTKVKELLLHFRGIEKLYDWQHDCLMFEFLQKRKNLIYSLPTSGGKTLVAEILILRELLCKQMDVLMILPYVALVQEKVGSLCGFGMELGFLVEEYAGSKGRIPPINRRQKKSVYIATIEKGHSLVNALIETGRISTLGLVVVDELHMLGEGGRGGTLEMTLSKILYASKTTQIIGMSATLRNVEDLQQFLKAEFYTSNFRPVELKEYVKIQDSIYEIDSKAENGLTFSRLLDFKYSSDLQKMDPDHLIALVTEVIPKYSCLVFCPTKKNCENVAEMICKHINRDLKKIKEKEKYDLLKELRSICSGKLCPVLKRTIPFGIAYHHSGLTSNERKCIEAAYSSGLLCLLTCTSTLAAGVNLPARRVILRAPYVATEFLKKNQYKQMIGRAGRAGIDNVGESILIVQEKDKELVRNLIASPLESCYSTLPLEFNKGIRILLLSVVGLKIANSPEEIYQFMCATLLSVQPQLLPKKKSLRDITTEALQWLKQNGLLKEKESSDGEQNCAHSLGITQLGRATYKGSIELAYCDTLYADLKKGLEGLILESCLHLIYLITPYDMIPQCSPNWMVYFKQYSQLSLIEQQVTSIVGVPESFITKKASGQAIKNELDSNTVNRLYLSFILHSLLKETNIWDVAEKFNIPRGFVQTLLNSAASFSSSVLHFCEELDEFWVYKALLPELTKRLTYCVKAELIPLMEVAGVLEARARQLYNLGYKTLAHLANADPEVLVKTAAHLSRTQARKIVSSAKMVLAEKTEALQQEVEELLRIPTDVP from the exons ATGGAGGGCGGTGGAGTCGCTAGCAGAAGGACGCAGGagcgaaggcggcggcggcggcggcggcggccaggCCAAGGGGCGGATTCGCCCGGCAGAAAAAGCCGAGGCCGGTTCCGCTCGTCTTCCCCGCCGGCCCGCAAGAAACTGAACTCGGACGAAAGCGAGGAAGCGCTGGAGGAACCGAAGCCGGAG tattTTGACAGTGATGAAATGTTTGCAGACTATGACAGCTTTTCTGGCAACAGCTCTTTCTTAACTGAAATTAACAATATAGAGCAAAAGTGCATGCACTCTAGTAGGGATGGTCTGGATTCTGACAATCCAGATCTCAGCGCTGCTGTGCAGACTGTAGGCGGAGATACTCAGATAAAGAACGTGGCACAGGTATTTTCAGTGACAAACACTATGATTAGCTCCAGAAACACAGGAGAATATGACTCTTTGAAAAAGATGAAGGAACGGGATAATAGCTCAAAGCCTCAGGATAGTCATTTAGAATGTCTTCCGTCATCCCAGCTTTTATTTCTTCAACATTCAGATGAATGTTCTCAGAAAGCAGCAGTCATAAAAGAAATATCCTGTCAGCTGGAGTTCCCAGATCTACTGTACTGCAGTgatacagaaaataataaaaaagatggtGAATCAGGGAGAACTGCTTTGTTTGAACCAGGTAGGCGAAAGAGTCTGAAAGACCATCTCAAAAGTGCGATGGCTGGGAATGCCAGATCTTCTGCTCCATTGGTTTCTAAAAGCAAACAGCTGAAAGAAGCTATTGTAACTGAAGAGATGGCCATTGCAGAGAGAGCTGACAACTTGGCTTTTCTAGATATTGGTCCTTTCTACGGTTTACCCACCAAAGTCAAGGAGCTACTTCTACACTTCAGAGGAATTGAGAAACTTTATG ACTGGCAGCATGATTGTTTAATGTTTGAATTCCTGCAAAAGCGAAAGAACTTAATATATTCCTTGCCAACCAGTGGTGGAAAAACACTTGTCGCCGAAATTTTAATTCTTCGAGAATTACTCTGCAAACAGATGGATGTTTTAATGATCCTGCCTTATGTGGCTTTGGTCCAAGAGAAG GTTGGGAGTTTGTGTGGTTTTGGAATGGAACTAGGCTTTTTGGTTGAAGAATATGCAGGAAGTAAAGGAAGGATTCCTCCAATCAACAGAAGGCAAAAGAAGTCGGTGTACATTGCTACTATTGAAAAGGGGCACAGCCTGGTGAATGCCTTGATAGAAACAGGAAGAATCAGTACCCTGGGTCTAGTTGTAGTTGACGAG tTGCATATGCTTGGAGAAGGTGGTCGTGGAGGTACACTAGAAATGACCCTTTCAAAGATTTTGTATGCAAGCA AAACAACTCAGATCATTGGAATGAGTGCAACATTAAGAAATGTTGAAGACCTACAGCAGTTCCTGAAAGCCGAATTCTACACAAGTAATTTCAGACCT GTTGAATTGAAAGAATATGTTAAAATACAAGACAGCATCTATGAAATCGATAGCAAAGCAGAAAACGGCCTTACATTTTCCCGTCTCCTTGATTTCAAG TATTCTAGTGATCTGCAGAAGATGGATCCTGATCATCTTATTGCGTTGGTCACAGAGGTTATTCCAAAGTACTCCTGCCTTGTCTTTTGTCCTACTAAAAAGAACTGTGAAAATGTAGCAGAAATGATATGCAAACACATAAACAG AGACCTGAAAAAGattaaggagaaagaaaaatatgatcTTCTAAAAGAGTTAAGAAGCATCTGCAGTGGAAAACTGTGCCCGGTTTTGAAACGGACTATTCCATTTGGAATTGCTTATCACCACAGCGGCCTTACCAGCAATGAACGGAAATGTATAGAAGCAGCTTATTCCTCAGGCCTCCTCTGCCTGCTAACCTGCACATCCACACTTGCTGCGGGAGTTAACCTGCCAGCTCGAAG GGTTATTTTAAGAGCACCATATGTTGCTACAGAATTCTTGAAGAAGAATCAGTATAAACAGATGATTGGCCGGGCTGGTCGTGCAGGCATTGACAACGTTGGTGAAAGTATTCTGATTGTgcaagagaaagacaaagaactG GTTCGCAATTTAATCGCTAGTCCCCTAGAAAGCTGTTACAGCACTCTTCCGCTTGAATTCAACAAAGGCATCCGAATCTTACTCTTATCGGTGGTTGGCTTAAAG ATAGCAAACAGTCCTGAGGAAATTTACCAGTTCATGTGTGCAACCTTACTTAGTGTACAGCCACAGCTCCTACCTAAGAAGAAGAGCCTGCGGGACATAACTACGGAAGCATTACAATGGCTGAAACAAAATGGGctgctgaaagagaaagaaagctcTGACGGTGAACAGAATTGTGCGCATAGTCTAGGGATCACTCAGTTGGGTCGGGCTACATACAAAG GTTCAATTGAACTGGCATACTGTGACACCCTTTATGCAGACTTGAAGAAAGGACTTGAAGGACTAATACTTGAAAGCTGTCTTCATTTGATCTATCTGATAACGCCATATGATATGATTCCTCAGTGTAGCCCAAACTGGATGGTCTATTTTAAACAG tacagTCAACTAAGTCTAATAGAACAACAAGTAACAAGCATTGTTGGAGTGCCAGAGAGCTTTATTACCAAAAAGGCATCTGGACAAGCCATCAAGAAT GAACTGGATAGTAATACTGTTAATAGACTTTACTTGTCCTTCATCCTTCATTCCTTGCTGAAAGAGACCAACATATGGGATGTGGCAGAAAAATTTAATATACCACGAGGATTTGTTCAAACTCTTCTTAATTCAGCGGCTTCATTCTCCTCCTCAGTTTTGCATTTCTGTGAg GAGCTGGATGAGTTTTGGGTTTATAAAGCTCTCCTGCCAGAACTTACCAAGAGATTAACCTATTGTGTTAAAGCAGAACTTATCCCTCTTATGGAGGTAGCAGGAGTTTTAGAG GCTCGAGCCAGGCAGCTCTACAACTTGGGCTATAAAACTTTAGCTCACTTGGCCAATGCAGATCCAGAGGTTCTAGTCAAGACTGCTGCGCATTTGTCCAGAACTCAGGCCAGAAAAATAGTTTCATCAGCAAAG ATGGTCCTTGCTGAAAAGACTGAGGCTTTACAACAAGAAGTTGAAGAATTATTGAGAATACCTACCGATGTTCCATGA
- the MRPS18C gene encoding small ribosomal subunit protein bS18m, which produces MAAVASLVSFPRISGRFYHLFASVRNGVCASGSGRSWKRESSSYSEQESNQADMPVPMENPYQDPPKKCILCGVTVDYKNTQLLSQFISPYTGHIFGQHITGLCRMKQNEIAKAIKRAHATGFMSVMYKEPVFRSDPKICNIKYPE; this is translated from the exons ATGGCTGCCGTGGCAAGCTTGGTTTCTTTTCCCAGGATTTCGGGGAGATTTTATCATCTCTTCGCCTCTGTAAGAAACGGAGTCTGTGCGTCTGGCTCGG GCAGATCATGGAAACGAGAGAGTAGTTCATACAGTGAGCAGGAATCTAATCAGGCAGATATG CCTGTACCAATGGAAAATCCCTATCAGGATCCTCCTAAAAAGTGTATCTTATGCGGTGTAACTGTTGACTACAAGAATACACAG CTTTTATCACAGTTTATTTCTCCATACACTGGTCACATATTTGGCCAGCATATAACAG GCTTATGTAGGatgaaacagaatgaaattgCAAAAGCCATTAAAAGAGCCCACGCAACGG GATTTATGTCGGTTATGTATAAGGAACCAGTGTTTCGCAGCGACCCCAAAATATGTAATATTAAATATCCAGAATAA
- the HELQ gene encoding helicase POLQ-like isoform X3, with translation MKVYQELHMLGEGGRGGTLEMTLSKILYASKTTQIIGMSATLRNVEDLQQFLKAEFYTSNFRPVELKEYVKIQDSIYEIDSKAENGLTFSRLLDFKYSSDLQKMDPDHLIALVTEVIPKYSCLVFCPTKKNCENVAEMICKHINRDLKKIKEKEKYDLLKELRSICSGKLCPVLKRTIPFGIAYHHSGLTSNERKCIEAAYSSGLLCLLTCTSTLAAGVNLPARRVILRAPYVATEFLKKNQYKQMIGRAGRAGIDNVGESILIVQEKDKELVRNLIASPLESCYSTLPLEFNKGIRILLLSVVGLKIANSPEEIYQFMCATLLSVQPQLLPKKKSLRDITTEALQWLKQNGLLKEKESSDGEQNCAHSLGITQLGRATYKGSIELAYCDTLYADLKKGLEGLILESCLHLIYLITPYDMIPQCSPNWMVYFKQYSQLSLIEQQVTSIVGVPESFITKKASGQAIKNELDSNTVNRLYLSFILHSLLKETNIWDVAEKFNIPRGFVQTLLNSAASFSSSVLHFCEELDEFWVYKALLPELTKRLTYCVKAELIPLMEVAGVLEARARQLYNLGYKTLAHLANADPEVLVKTAAHLSRTQARKIVSSAKMVLAEKTEALQQEVEELLRIPTDVP, from the exons ATGAAAGTCTATCAGGAG tTGCATATGCTTGGAGAAGGTGGTCGTGGAGGTACACTAGAAATGACCCTTTCAAAGATTTTGTATGCAAGCA AAACAACTCAGATCATTGGAATGAGTGCAACATTAAGAAATGTTGAAGACCTACAGCAGTTCCTGAAAGCCGAATTCTACACAAGTAATTTCAGACCT GTTGAATTGAAAGAATATGTTAAAATACAAGACAGCATCTATGAAATCGATAGCAAAGCAGAAAACGGCCTTACATTTTCCCGTCTCCTTGATTTCAAG TATTCTAGTGATCTGCAGAAGATGGATCCTGATCATCTTATTGCGTTGGTCACAGAGGTTATTCCAAAGTACTCCTGCCTTGTCTTTTGTCCTACTAAAAAGAACTGTGAAAATGTAGCAGAAATGATATGCAAACACATAAACAG AGACCTGAAAAAGattaaggagaaagaaaaatatgatcTTCTAAAAGAGTTAAGAAGCATCTGCAGTGGAAAACTGTGCCCGGTTTTGAAACGGACTATTCCATTTGGAATTGCTTATCACCACAGCGGCCTTACCAGCAATGAACGGAAATGTATAGAAGCAGCTTATTCCTCAGGCCTCCTCTGCCTGCTAACCTGCACATCCACACTTGCTGCGGGAGTTAACCTGCCAGCTCGAAG GGTTATTTTAAGAGCACCATATGTTGCTACAGAATTCTTGAAGAAGAATCAGTATAAACAGATGATTGGCCGGGCTGGTCGTGCAGGCATTGACAACGTTGGTGAAAGTATTCTGATTGTgcaagagaaagacaaagaactG GTTCGCAATTTAATCGCTAGTCCCCTAGAAAGCTGTTACAGCACTCTTCCGCTTGAATTCAACAAAGGCATCCGAATCTTACTCTTATCGGTGGTTGGCTTAAAG ATAGCAAACAGTCCTGAGGAAATTTACCAGTTCATGTGTGCAACCTTACTTAGTGTACAGCCACAGCTCCTACCTAAGAAGAAGAGCCTGCGGGACATAACTACGGAAGCATTACAATGGCTGAAACAAAATGGGctgctgaaagagaaagaaagctcTGACGGTGAACAGAATTGTGCGCATAGTCTAGGGATCACTCAGTTGGGTCGGGCTACATACAAAG GTTCAATTGAACTGGCATACTGTGACACCCTTTATGCAGACTTGAAGAAAGGACTTGAAGGACTAATACTTGAAAGCTGTCTTCATTTGATCTATCTGATAACGCCATATGATATGATTCCTCAGTGTAGCCCAAACTGGATGGTCTATTTTAAACAG tacagTCAACTAAGTCTAATAGAACAACAAGTAACAAGCATTGTTGGAGTGCCAGAGAGCTTTATTACCAAAAAGGCATCTGGACAAGCCATCAAGAAT GAACTGGATAGTAATACTGTTAATAGACTTTACTTGTCCTTCATCCTTCATTCCTTGCTGAAAGAGACCAACATATGGGATGTGGCAGAAAAATTTAATATACCACGAGGATTTGTTCAAACTCTTCTTAATTCAGCGGCTTCATTCTCCTCCTCAGTTTTGCATTTCTGTGAg GAGCTGGATGAGTTTTGGGTTTATAAAGCTCTCCTGCCAGAACTTACCAAGAGATTAACCTATTGTGTTAAAGCAGAACTTATCCCTCTTATGGAGGTAGCAGGAGTTTTAGAG GCTCGAGCCAGGCAGCTCTACAACTTGGGCTATAAAACTTTAGCTCACTTGGCCAATGCAGATCCAGAGGTTCTAGTCAAGACTGCTGCGCATTTGTCCAGAACTCAGGCCAGAAAAATAGTTTCATCAGCAAAG ATGGTCCTTGCTGAAAAGACTGAGGCTTTACAACAAGAAGTTGAAGAATTATTGAGAATACCTACCGATGTTCCATGA
- the HELQ gene encoding helicase POLQ-like isoform X2 has translation MEGGGVASRRTQERRRRRRRRRPGQGADSPGRKSRGRFRSSSPPARKKLNSDESEEALEEPKPEYFDSDEMFADYDSFSGNSSFLTEINNIEQKCMHSSRDGLDSDNPDLSAAVQTVGGDTQIKNVAQVFSVTNTMISSRNTGEYDSLKKMKERDNSSKPQDSHLECLPSSQLLFLQHSDECSQKAAVIKEISCQLEFPDLLYCSDTENNKKDGESGRTALFEPGRRKSLKDHLKSAMAGNARSSAPLVSKSKQLKEAIVTEEMAIAERADNLAFLDIGPFYGLPTKVKELLLHFRGIEKLYDWQHDCLMFEFLQKRKNLIYSLPTSGGKTLVAEILILRELLCKQMDVLMILPYVALVQEKVGSLCGFGMELGFLVEEYAGSKGRIPPINRRQKKSVYIATIEKGHSLVNALIETGRISTLGLVVVDELHMLGEGGRGGTLEMTLSKILYASKTTQIIGMSATLRNVEDLQQFLKAEFYTSNFRPVELKEYVKIQDSIYEIDSKAENGLTFSRLLDFKYSSDLQKMDPDHLIALVTEVIPKYSCLVFCPTKKNCENVAEMICKHINRDLKKIKEKEKYDLLKELRSICSGKLCPVLKRTIPFGIAYHHSGLTSNERKCIEAAYSSGLLCLLTCTSTLAAGVNLPARRVILRAPYVATEFLKKNQYKQMIGRAGRAGIDNVGESILIVQEKDKELVRNLIASPLESCYSTLPLEFNKGIRILLLSVVGLKIANSPEEIYQFMCATLLSVQPQLLPKKKSLRDITTEALQWLKQNGLLKEKESSDGEQNCAHSLGITQLGRATYKGSIELAYCDTLYADLKKGLEGLILESCLHLIYLITPYDMIPQCSPNWMVYFKQYSQLSLIEQQVTSIVGVPESFITKKASGQAIKNELDEFWVYKALLPELTKRLTYCVKAELIPLMEVAGVLEARARQLYNLGYKTLAHLANADPEVLVKTAAHLSRTQARKIVSSAKMVLAEKTEALQQEVEELLRIPTDVP, from the exons ATGGAGGGCGGTGGAGTCGCTAGCAGAAGGACGCAGGagcgaaggcggcggcggcggcggcggcggccaggCCAAGGGGCGGATTCGCCCGGCAGAAAAAGCCGAGGCCGGTTCCGCTCGTCTTCCCCGCCGGCCCGCAAGAAACTGAACTCGGACGAAAGCGAGGAAGCGCTGGAGGAACCGAAGCCGGAG tattTTGACAGTGATGAAATGTTTGCAGACTATGACAGCTTTTCTGGCAACAGCTCTTTCTTAACTGAAATTAACAATATAGAGCAAAAGTGCATGCACTCTAGTAGGGATGGTCTGGATTCTGACAATCCAGATCTCAGCGCTGCTGTGCAGACTGTAGGCGGAGATACTCAGATAAAGAACGTGGCACAGGTATTTTCAGTGACAAACACTATGATTAGCTCCAGAAACACAGGAGAATATGACTCTTTGAAAAAGATGAAGGAACGGGATAATAGCTCAAAGCCTCAGGATAGTCATTTAGAATGTCTTCCGTCATCCCAGCTTTTATTTCTTCAACATTCAGATGAATGTTCTCAGAAAGCAGCAGTCATAAAAGAAATATCCTGTCAGCTGGAGTTCCCAGATCTACTGTACTGCAGTgatacagaaaataataaaaaagatggtGAATCAGGGAGAACTGCTTTGTTTGAACCAGGTAGGCGAAAGAGTCTGAAAGACCATCTCAAAAGTGCGATGGCTGGGAATGCCAGATCTTCTGCTCCATTGGTTTCTAAAAGCAAACAGCTGAAAGAAGCTATTGTAACTGAAGAGATGGCCATTGCAGAGAGAGCTGACAACTTGGCTTTTCTAGATATTGGTCCTTTCTACGGTTTACCCACCAAAGTCAAGGAGCTACTTCTACACTTCAGAGGAATTGAGAAACTTTATG ACTGGCAGCATGATTGTTTAATGTTTGAATTCCTGCAAAAGCGAAAGAACTTAATATATTCCTTGCCAACCAGTGGTGGAAAAACACTTGTCGCCGAAATTTTAATTCTTCGAGAATTACTCTGCAAACAGATGGATGTTTTAATGATCCTGCCTTATGTGGCTTTGGTCCAAGAGAAG GTTGGGAGTTTGTGTGGTTTTGGAATGGAACTAGGCTTTTTGGTTGAAGAATATGCAGGAAGTAAAGGAAGGATTCCTCCAATCAACAGAAGGCAAAAGAAGTCGGTGTACATTGCTACTATTGAAAAGGGGCACAGCCTGGTGAATGCCTTGATAGAAACAGGAAGAATCAGTACCCTGGGTCTAGTTGTAGTTGACGAG tTGCATATGCTTGGAGAAGGTGGTCGTGGAGGTACACTAGAAATGACCCTTTCAAAGATTTTGTATGCAAGCA AAACAACTCAGATCATTGGAATGAGTGCAACATTAAGAAATGTTGAAGACCTACAGCAGTTCCTGAAAGCCGAATTCTACACAAGTAATTTCAGACCT GTTGAATTGAAAGAATATGTTAAAATACAAGACAGCATCTATGAAATCGATAGCAAAGCAGAAAACGGCCTTACATTTTCCCGTCTCCTTGATTTCAAG TATTCTAGTGATCTGCAGAAGATGGATCCTGATCATCTTATTGCGTTGGTCACAGAGGTTATTCCAAAGTACTCCTGCCTTGTCTTTTGTCCTACTAAAAAGAACTGTGAAAATGTAGCAGAAATGATATGCAAACACATAAACAG AGACCTGAAAAAGattaaggagaaagaaaaatatgatcTTCTAAAAGAGTTAAGAAGCATCTGCAGTGGAAAACTGTGCCCGGTTTTGAAACGGACTATTCCATTTGGAATTGCTTATCACCACAGCGGCCTTACCAGCAATGAACGGAAATGTATAGAAGCAGCTTATTCCTCAGGCCTCCTCTGCCTGCTAACCTGCACATCCACACTTGCTGCGGGAGTTAACCTGCCAGCTCGAAG GGTTATTTTAAGAGCACCATATGTTGCTACAGAATTCTTGAAGAAGAATCAGTATAAACAGATGATTGGCCGGGCTGGTCGTGCAGGCATTGACAACGTTGGTGAAAGTATTCTGATTGTgcaagagaaagacaaagaactG GTTCGCAATTTAATCGCTAGTCCCCTAGAAAGCTGTTACAGCACTCTTCCGCTTGAATTCAACAAAGGCATCCGAATCTTACTCTTATCGGTGGTTGGCTTAAAG ATAGCAAACAGTCCTGAGGAAATTTACCAGTTCATGTGTGCAACCTTACTTAGTGTACAGCCACAGCTCCTACCTAAGAAGAAGAGCCTGCGGGACATAACTACGGAAGCATTACAATGGCTGAAACAAAATGGGctgctgaaagagaaagaaagctcTGACGGTGAACAGAATTGTGCGCATAGTCTAGGGATCACTCAGTTGGGTCGGGCTACATACAAAG GTTCAATTGAACTGGCATACTGTGACACCCTTTATGCAGACTTGAAGAAAGGACTTGAAGGACTAATACTTGAAAGCTGTCTTCATTTGATCTATCTGATAACGCCATATGATATGATTCCTCAGTGTAGCCCAAACTGGATGGTCTATTTTAAACAG tacagTCAACTAAGTCTAATAGAACAACAAGTAACAAGCATTGTTGGAGTGCCAGAGAGCTTTATTACCAAAAAGGCATCTGGACAAGCCATCAAGAAT GAGCTGGATGAGTTTTGGGTTTATAAAGCTCTCCTGCCAGAACTTACCAAGAGATTAACCTATTGTGTTAAAGCAGAACTTATCCCTCTTATGGAGGTAGCAGGAGTTTTAGAG GCTCGAGCCAGGCAGCTCTACAACTTGGGCTATAAAACTTTAGCTCACTTGGCCAATGCAGATCCAGAGGTTCTAGTCAAGACTGCTGCGCATTTGTCCAGAACTCAGGCCAGAAAAATAGTTTCATCAGCAAAG ATGGTCCTTGCTGAAAAGACTGAGGCTTTACAACAAGAAGTTGAAGAATTATTGAGAATACCTACCGATGTTCCATGA